The Mobula hypostoma chromosome 22, sMobHyp1.1, whole genome shotgun sequence genome includes a region encoding these proteins:
- the LOC134360168 gene encoding gastrin/cholecystokinin type B receptor, whose amino-acid sequence MNGTRFSLQLLERFPGNFSLSPPSSNLSFWETIHLNVNLLFSGYEPTTIVLEVIYSLSFITGLVGNIMALRVLTRRRGNRLARATRSLLINLSACDMMVVCICMPVTLGHQVYNAWVFGDFMCRAVPFVQAVAVSASVLSLAVISLNRYYSVHSPLHARAFFTCRRVLGMICAVWLLSSALCIPLIFMNKTENLVLLEGKLTIPVCAENWPDAKLRQGYNFLLFCALYGFPVLFNLVICFLTARRLWGSQDRLQEGNKRYLVGNSARLKARKKIVKMVVVLVLLFALSWLPLYAIDMWIDFKMPNAPLDNLHQGWILHIRSFAQWLGLTNSSLNPLCYCFIGNLYRSVQKFKKTCRQRIYSVFSLTVGSAPAPGGASILLQYRASPHVVESECSRTPNQSTSLSSGITCGTSFD is encoded by the coding sequence ATGAATGGAACTCGGTTCAGTTTGCAGTTGCTTGAAAGGTTTCCCGGGAACTTTTCCTTGAGTCCTCCCAGTAGCAACCTGAGCTTTTGGGAGACCATCCATTTGAACGTTAACCTCCTGTTTTCGGGTTATGAGCCCACAACCATCGTCCTGGAGGTAATCTATTCGTTGTCCTTTATCACTGGATTAGTGGGGAACATCATGGCTCTGAGGGTCCTGACGAGAAGGAGAGGCAATCGCTTGGCCAGAGCGACCCGGAGCCTCTTGATCAACCTGTCTGCCTGTGATATGATGGTGGTGTGCATCTGCATGCCCGTCACACTTGGACACCAGGTCTACAACGCTTGGGTGTTCGGAGACTTCATGTGCAGGGCAGTGCCCTTCGTGCAGGCGGTAGCGGTCTCCGCCAGCGTGCTGAGCCTCGCCGTGATCAGTCTGAACCGTTACTACAGCGTCCACAGCCCGCTCCACGCTAGGGCTTTCTTCACCTGCAGAAGGGTCCTGGGAATGATCTGTGCTGTCTGGCTTTTATCCTCGGCGCTCTGCATACCCCTGATCTTCATGAATAAAACTGAAAACCTGGTGCTGTTGGAGGGGAAGCTGACCATCCCGGTGTGCGCCGAAAACTGGCCCGACGCGAAGCTGAGACAGGGCTACAACTTCCTACTCTTCTGCGCTCTCTACGGCTTCCCCGTGCTCTTCAACCTCGTCAtctgtttcctcacggcccgccGGCTCTGGGGGAGCCAGGATAGGCTCCAGGAGGGCAACAAGAGGTATTTAGTGGGCAACAGCGCCAGGTTGAAGGCGCGCAAGAAGATCGTGAAAATGGTCGTGGTTCTTGTCTTGCTCTTCGCCTTGTCCTGGCTGCCCTTGTATGCAATTGATATGTGGATCGATTTCAAGATGCCGAACGCTCCGCTGGACAATCTCCACCAAGGATGGATTCTTCACATCCGATCTTTTGCGCAGTGGCTGGGCCTCACCAACTCTAGTCTCAACCCTCTCTGTTACTGCTTCATAGGAAACTTGTATAGGTCTGTGCAGAAGTTCAAGAAAACCTGCAGACAACGGATTTATTCCGTTTTCAGTCTAACCGTGGGCAGCGCTCCGGCTCCGGGCGGCGCTTCTATCCTGCTTCAGTACCGAGCTTCCCCTCACGTAGTGGAAAGTGAATGCAGCCGGACTCCGAACCAAAGCACAAGCCTATCTTCTGGAATTACTTGTGGGACATCGTTTGACTAA